One window of Chloroflexus aggregans DSM 9485 genomic DNA carries:
- a CDS encoding glycosyltransferase — protein sequence MRIFMCTYGSRGDVQPFVALGKALRAAGHTPILAAPARFTTFAAAYGIDFVPLPGDVETLARQIADEARNRPLRLIGIVYRFALPLGVEVARRLQRVAANADLIIHTFLTVAIGHLYAQQYGISEWAVDLFPFFDPPDEIANIMWPHTSMGPRRRRLSHRFAHTVFQYSQQFTYRMLRRRAPDIGPPRLSWAMPGRQIPLLLAYSSALVPPGTGPLTVQTGSWHLEHTDWQPPPDLRAFLASGPPPVVVNFGSMATRNAPQLMHIVLSALRQTGQRGIIQRGWARLELTDRPNDIYLADELPHDWLLPQAAAMIHHGGAGTTATALRAGIPAIIIPFAADQPFWAWRAHLTGANPPPIPPSELSVARLCHALEQALSPEQRQRAANISAQMQLERGVVAAVEQIERRNFETERETRFTR from the coding sequence ATGCGAATCTTCATGTGTACCTACGGCAGTCGCGGTGATGTTCAACCGTTTGTGGCGCTCGGGAAGGCACTCCGCGCTGCCGGTCACACCCCGATCCTCGCTGCACCGGCCCGCTTTACCACCTTTGCTGCGGCGTATGGAATTGACTTTGTCCCACTACCGGGTGATGTCGAAACACTGGCACGGCAGATCGCCGACGAAGCCCGCAATCGTCCGTTACGCTTAATCGGCATCGTCTACCGCTTTGCCCTGCCGCTCGGCGTCGAAGTGGCGCGCCGGCTGCAACGCGTGGCAGCCAACGCCGATCTGATTATCCATACGTTTTTGACGGTTGCCATCGGTCATCTCTACGCTCAGCAATACGGCATTAGCGAATGGGCCGTTGATCTCTTTCCCTTTTTCGATCCACCCGATGAGATTGCCAATATTATGTGGCCGCACACCTCGATGGGACCACGCCGGCGCCGACTGAGCCATCGTTTTGCCCACACCGTGTTTCAATATAGCCAGCAGTTCACCTATCGCATGCTCCGCCGACGCGCGCCGGACATTGGTCCACCCCGCCTATCGTGGGCGATGCCCGGTCGTCAGATTCCATTGTTGCTCGCCTACAGTTCGGCGCTTGTCCCGCCGGGAACAGGACCGCTCACGGTACAAACGGGTTCGTGGCATCTCGAGCACACTGACTGGCAACCGCCACCCGATCTCCGTGCCTTTCTCGCCAGCGGTCCACCGCCGGTCGTAGTCAATTTTGGCAGTATGGCAACGCGCAACGCACCTCAACTGATGCATATCGTACTGTCGGCGCTACGTCAGACCGGCCAGCGGGGCATTATCCAACGCGGTTGGGCACGGCTCGAACTCACCGATCGGCCCAACGACATCTATCTTGCCGATGAACTTCCGCACGATTGGCTTCTCCCGCAGGCCGCCGCTATGATCCACCACGGTGGCGCAGGGACAACCGCTACCGCACTCCGCGCCGGCATCCCCGCTATTATCATACCGTTTGCCGCCGATCAACCGTTTTGGGCTTGGCGTGCCCATCTGACCGGCGCCAATCCACCACCGATCCCGCCGAGCGAATTATCGGTTGCACGTTTGTGCCACGCACTTGAGCAGGCCCTGTCACCGGAACAACGTCAGCGTGCTGCCAACATAAGCGCACAAATGCAACTTGAAAGAGGAGTAGTTGCCGCCGTCGAGCAAATTGAACGCCGGAACTTTGAAACCGAACGAGAGACACGCTTCACAAGATAA
- a CDS encoding WD40 domain-containing protein yields MLAIDTLLNGHYRITVVLDAYPDAELYRAIDQRSSLRVLITALPQPDQTAVNDVLRLARELAQVQMPGFLALRDYFAIEHVCYLVADDPGGSDLERFARERGSPLSEQETLAIVDRLLAVLERLHRHQPPLLLGDVRTCDLWSSPEGGLSLAPFACARHIGAEATPYRAPELYDHAVEPAPVSDIYAMGAVLYHLLTGWPPPPANQRQAGMPLNAPRVLNPQVSVLAEQLTLRALELKPANRYQQVSEMRSALETVRLMAGRPMGATPPIERPVTPVTPAPPPTASATTVSPPAPTTAVPPPALAAPLPPTPPPIAAPTAPVAAAPSRPFLSTSCLLAIVGGLAVIAFGVCVLVAVLVGLYMTNSSVFGWIGSTAAMSPTASALPTPSAAVTTELRQQVEAITQTAQLREDGLGAATYSPDGQLVAVAVGKGVQLRDAETLALQQSLNGHTGDVSALVFSPDGTILASGAQDDPVVRVWNVRNGREVLQLQGHEDWIRSLAFSPDGRLLASGSADRTIRIWDVARGETLVVLRGHTDLLGNVAFSPDGRRLASASRDGTVRLWDVASGQQIDTFRFTAPVDTQSNAPFWMTGIAFSPDGRQIAAGSINGNVYLLDAETGNVQRELRGHDGWVVIRGVAYSPDGRLLASASLDGSVRLWNPVNGVERDVLRQRGLRLLGLSWSPDGSRILSSSDMGGNLAIWDVASAQIVQSFQITQGVVTGVHYSPDGKLLVASGANGAVRVHVLESGRTLNLDGGAATNDYIECISNNEVVAISEAGEIVVIDLTNRRPNEMLDGMNGFPLNLAVSPDHSLIAVGNERGEIYLWETVSRTYLRRLDGLSGPVYTLAFSADNAYLAAATNQPADAPQIAVWDLARGGNPQILRGHNGPIAKLVFSGTLLFSASSDGSLRVRDVAHDNTEVLQMSLPADRGWMTSVAITPNGKVLVAGTISGHLGFYNISNGELLREIDLASGAVLDLAITPDGRQLAVSTRDEGILLFDLSSVR; encoded by the coding sequence ATGCTCGCAATCGATACCTTGCTAAACGGACATTATCGGATTACCGTTGTGCTCGACGCTTACCCCGATGCTGAGCTTTACCGAGCGATTGATCAGCGTTCATCGCTGCGCGTCTTGATTACAGCCTTGCCACAGCCAGATCAGACGGCGGTGAACGATGTCTTGCGGTTAGCCCGCGAGCTGGCGCAGGTGCAGATGCCGGGCTTCTTGGCGCTGCGCGACTATTTTGCGATTGAACACGTATGCTATCTGGTAGCCGATGATCCGGGTGGGTCGGATTTAGAACGGTTTGCGCGAGAACGTGGATCACCGTTGTCTGAACAAGAGACGCTGGCGATAGTCGACCGCCTATTGGCGGTTCTCGAACGGTTGCATCGTCATCAGCCGCCGCTCTTGTTGGGTGATGTACGTACTTGTGATTTGTGGTCGTCACCGGAAGGCGGGTTGAGTTTGGCACCGTTCGCCTGTGCGCGCCATATTGGGGCAGAGGCAACACCGTATCGCGCGCCGGAGTTGTACGATCACGCGGTTGAGCCGGCTCCGGTGAGCGATATTTATGCGATGGGGGCCGTGTTGTACCACTTGCTGACCGGCTGGCCGCCACCGCCGGCCAATCAGCGTCAAGCCGGGATGCCGCTTAACGCACCGCGCGTGTTGAATCCACAGGTGTCGGTGTTGGCCGAACAATTGACCTTGCGAGCACTGGAATTGAAACCGGCTAACCGCTATCAGCAGGTAAGCGAGATGCGGAGTGCGCTAGAGACGGTTCGGCTGATGGCGGGACGACCGATGGGGGCTACCCCGCCAATTGAACGTCCGGTTACCCCGGTAACGCCTGCCCCTCCTCCAACGGCATCGGCGACGACTGTATCACCTCCGGCGCCGACGACCGCCGTACCTCCTCCGGCGTTGGCTGCGCCGTTGCCTCCCACCCCACCACCGATTGCCGCACCGACAGCACCGGTAGCCGCCGCGCCGTCGCGGCCTTTCCTGAGTACCTCGTGTTTGCTGGCAATTGTGGGCGGTTTGGCCGTGATTGCGTTCGGGGTGTGTGTCCTGGTGGCGGTACTGGTTGGTTTGTATATGACCAATAGCTCGGTCTTCGGATGGATCGGCAGTACCGCGGCGATGTCACCGACGGCATCCGCCTTGCCTACTCCGTCTGCCGCAGTGACGACAGAATTGCGACAACAGGTTGAGGCGATTACGCAAACCGCTCAGTTACGTGAAGACGGTCTAGGTGCTGCAACGTATAGCCCCGACGGTCAACTCGTTGCGGTCGCGGTTGGTAAGGGGGTACAGTTGCGGGATGCTGAGACATTGGCGTTACAGCAATCGCTCAATGGTCATACGGGTGATGTTAGTGCGCTAGTGTTTAGTCCTGACGGTACAATCCTTGCCTCTGGTGCGCAAGATGATCCGGTCGTGCGGGTGTGGAATGTGCGCAACGGTCGTGAGGTGCTCCAGTTGCAAGGTCACGAAGATTGGATTCGCTCGCTGGCGTTTAGTCCTGATGGCCGATTGCTCGCTTCGGGGAGTGCTGACCGCACGATTAGGATTTGGGACGTTGCCCGTGGCGAGACGCTCGTGGTACTGCGAGGACATACCGACCTGCTCGGCAATGTGGCGTTTAGTCCTGATGGTCGGCGATTGGCCTCGGCCTCGCGCGATGGAACGGTGCGCTTGTGGGATGTAGCGAGCGGGCAGCAGATTGATACGTTTCGGTTTACCGCGCCGGTTGACACCCAGAGTAATGCCCCGTTCTGGATGACGGGGATCGCGTTTTCTCCTGATGGTCGTCAAATCGCAGCCGGATCGATTAACGGTAATGTCTATCTCCTCGATGCTGAGACAGGTAATGTTCAACGCGAACTGCGTGGTCATGATGGGTGGGTGGTGATTCGTGGTGTCGCGTACAGCCCGGATGGTCGCCTGTTGGCTAGTGCCAGCCTTGATGGCAGTGTACGGCTCTGGAATCCGGTGAATGGGGTCGAGCGTGACGTGTTGCGGCAACGCGGTCTCCGTCTACTTGGCTTGAGCTGGAGTCCCGATGGTTCGCGTATTCTCTCATCGAGTGATATGGGCGGGAATCTGGCCATTTGGGATGTGGCCTCGGCCCAGATTGTGCAGAGTTTTCAAATAACGCAAGGGGTTGTAACGGGCGTTCACTATAGCCCTGACGGCAAGTTACTGGTTGCGAGCGGTGCGAACGGTGCGGTACGAGTGCATGTCCTCGAGAGTGGTCGTACTTTGAACCTTGACGGTGGCGCAGCGACGAATGATTATATCGAGTGTATTAGCAATAACGAAGTGGTGGCAATTAGCGAAGCCGGTGAGATTGTCGTCATTGATTTAACCAATCGCCGTCCCAACGAAATGCTCGACGGTATGAATGGTTTTCCGCTCAATCTGGCGGTAAGTCCAGATCATAGTCTGATCGCAGTTGGGAACGAGCGGGGTGAAATCTACCTGTGGGAAACGGTGAGCCGCACCTACTTGCGTCGGTTGGACGGTCTGAGTGGGCCGGTTTACACGTTGGCCTTCAGCGCCGACAACGCATATCTCGCTGCTGCGACGAATCAGCCTGCTGATGCACCGCAAATCGCCGTCTGGGATCTAGCGCGTGGGGGGAATCCGCAAATTCTCCGCGGCCATAATGGACCGATTGCGAAATTAGTCTTCTCTGGCACGCTTCTCTTCAGCGCTAGTAGCGATGGTTCGTTGCGGGTGCGTGATGTAGCGCACGATAATACCGAAGTGTTGCAGATGAGTCTGCCGGCAGATCGCGGCTGGATGACGAGTGTTGCCATTACGCCCAATGGTAAGGTGTTGGTTGCCGGTACGATTAGTGGTCATCTGGGCTTTTACAACATCAGCAACGGCGAATTACTACGAGAGATCGATTTAGCGTCCGGTGCGGTGCTCGATCTCGCTATTACCCCTGATGGTCGGCAATTGGCCGTCAGTACGCGCGATGAGGGTATCTTGTTGTTCGATCTATCGTCGGTACGCTAG
- a CDS encoding aromatic ring-hydroxylating oxygenase subunit alpha, which produces MTTFVRASLDRPAYTLPGYYFSATDIFIREQDRIFARTWVCVGRSEDVATAGAYCLIEVAGESLILLRDQTGQLHAHYNVCRHRGARLCTELQGQLSETIVCPYHAWTYRLDGTLATARYMQDAPGFRCEDWPLLSAAVAEWDGFVFVSLAEQPVAFERAFAPLIGKFQAWDPGRLRCGAQIVYEVAANWKLIIANYSECYHCPLIHPELVAVSPWQSGRNDLTSGPFLGGYMDLKHESMTLDGHTRRSPLPGLNAEDRRRVYYYAIFPNLLLSLHPDYVMAHRLIPRRPDATTIVCSWYFAPEVMALPDFDPSDAVEFWDHTNRQDWRVCELSQQGVSSRAYRPGPYAQSEGLLWQFDQEYLRVMGEE; this is translated from the coding sequence ATGACGACCTTTGTCCGCGCATCACTTGATCGTCCGGCCTACACCTTGCCCGGCTATTATTTTAGCGCAACCGACATCTTTATACGTGAACAAGACCGTATCTTTGCGCGCACGTGGGTCTGCGTCGGGCGGAGTGAAGATGTCGCTACTGCCGGTGCGTACTGTCTGATCGAGGTCGCTGGCGAAAGCCTTATTCTCCTACGCGACCAGACCGGTCAACTCCATGCACATTATAACGTCTGTCGTCATCGCGGAGCACGTCTCTGCACAGAGTTGCAAGGTCAGTTAAGCGAAACGATTGTCTGTCCGTACCATGCATGGACGTATCGGCTCGATGGGACGCTGGCGACCGCGCGCTATATGCAGGATGCGCCGGGGTTTCGCTGTGAAGACTGGCCGTTACTGAGTGCTGCCGTCGCCGAATGGGATGGGTTTGTGTTCGTATCACTGGCCGAACAGCCCGTTGCATTCGAGCGCGCGTTTGCGCCGCTCATCGGAAAGTTTCAGGCATGGGACCCGGGGCGATTGCGCTGCGGCGCCCAGATTGTATACGAAGTGGCGGCCAACTGGAAGCTGATTATCGCTAACTATTCGGAGTGTTACCATTGCCCGCTTATTCACCCCGAACTCGTAGCCGTTTCTCCGTGGCAAAGCGGGCGCAACGATCTGACGAGTGGCCCGTTTCTCGGTGGATATATGGATCTGAAACACGAGAGCATGACGCTAGACGGTCATACTCGTCGCTCGCCATTGCCCGGTCTAAACGCCGAAGATCGGCGGCGCGTTTATTACTACGCTATCTTTCCCAATCTGCTCCTCAGCCTCCATCCCGATTACGTGATGGCGCATCGTCTCATCCCGCGACGCCCTGATGCAACGACGATTGTCTGTTCCTGGTACTTTGCGCCGGAAGTGATGGCTCTACCCGATTTCGATCCTTCTGATGCCGTTGAGTTTTGGGATCACACCAACCGCCAAGACTGGCGCGTCTGTGAGTTATCGCAGCAAGGAGTCAGTTCACGTGCGTATCGCCCCGGTCCGTATGCTCAATCAGAAGGATTGTTGTGGCAGTTCGATCAGGAATATCTACGGGTCATGGGTGAGGAATAA